DNA from Ignavibacteriales bacterium:
CTGCTGAAATACCAGCGCCCGTAAGCACACAAATTGATTCTGTATTTTGAAGTAACGAACGAAGCTTATGAGAGATATTCATCGCATTGGTCTTAGTGTGAGAACATCCCGGTATGTCGATTCTATTATTGATAACTGCATCGGACGAATTTTGTATGCGCCATTGAGCCAGAGTGATACCTGATCTTTATAATGGCTGGAAAATACCTGCCCCGATTGTCCCGGAGGCAAAACACTTCGTGTATCGTTTATGTCGGCGAGATTAAATACTTGCCGCATCGACGGTCCAACGGCACTTTTAAAAGAATGAGCAATGAAGTACTGCCCGACGTTAATCGTCGAGTGCGAACCTCCAATCGGGAATGGCCCGATGTTGAAGAATCCGGAGAGTACTTTGTTCGCGCCAAGGACATGTTCGAATGTTACCGTGTGCACTCTTCCCCACTGCCATTCCTTGAGATCACCGCCAAGTTCGCTCTTGAGCATAACCAGTGCATCGCTAACGCTCTTGCGGATAAGATCATCCCGCGTTTCTTGCAAAGGCGTTTTGGAATCATCGAACCACTCAGAATTTGGGTTCTTCAGCAAATGAGACAATGCTGACAACGGTGTGCTTGCCAGGGTGTCATACAATCCATACAACCGGTCTCCCATTTTATCGTGGAAGGTATTGTAGATAAGAGCGTTGATCGTCGCTTGGAAAAGAGTTGTACTGACATCTTCTTTTCGCATTTCGAAATTCCAATTCCGAAAATATTCCAATATCGTTTTCACATCTTTATCTACGACGACAACACTATCGTATGCATGAAGGATGTACGGAACCATTTCTCTTGCATGCGTGGAAACAAGATCGAACTGCAGGCGCTGGATTTCTTCTACCGTAAACTTATTTTGTTCGGTAAGTACCTCGCTGATGCGGATCGACCGCCACGGAGATTCCCAATGATGAGAGATGGTATAAGGATACGAATCATCGACGATCTTGTTGTTGGCTGTCGCTATAAATCCTTCCGGTGGATTAAAGACATGCGGCATCTGATCGAACGGGACAAATCCATTCCAATCGTACTCGTCTGTCCAGCCTGGGAACGGCAATGTCGGCCCTTTCGTTTTTCTGATCGGCAACTTGCCGCCCGTGCGGTATCCAATATTACCGTCAACATCAGCGTAGACAAAATTCTGTGCGGGTACGGTAAATAATTTTAACGCTTCCTGAAACTCCTGCCAGTTGCCGGATTTGTTCATACGATATAAAGCACCGGCTTCATTCGAGATTTCATTTCCAGTCCATCGCATAGATATGAGCGATGATGCAGATTGAGCGGCGGGTTCCATTTTATTCACAATCGGTCCGCGGTGTGTACTGAATATGGAAAGTGCAACAGGCAATGCTCCTTTCACAACAATCGTATCAACGGTCTCTCCAATAGACAGCCATTCGTTGTTGAATCGATACCGTGTCGGATGTTGAAGCGAATCGACTTCTTCAAGATAAAAGTCTTCGTCATCCATCATTGCATTCGTCACACCCCACGCTATACGCTCATTTCTTCCTACCACAATAAATGGCACGCCGGGAATAGTCATTCCGGCAACATCCAGACTTGGTGCGCTGATATGAAGTTCGTACCACCGCGCGGGCGACATCAATATAAGATGTGGATCGTTTGCAAGAAGTGGTTTTCCGGTAACAGACTTTGCACTGGAGATTACCCACGCATTGCTGCCCGACTCAAGAGCACGAATACCGAGAAGTGAACGGCAGGCTCCTTCCGCATCGAACAACGGACGAAGGTCCTCAGCAATCGTCTTCCCTTTCAATTCCTTTGGAATAATACACGGGGC
Protein-coding regions in this window:
- a CDS encoding penicillin acylase family protein translates to MTRKALIGIGIIIIVVLFMSTVIGYFLVMRSFPKVTGTINVKGLVQEVKVYRDEYGVPHIFAQSEYDAFFAVGFTQAQDRLWQMELTRRVGMGRLAEVLGEPALPIDKMFHTLGLWRHAHKLSQALDDDTRKALQAYADGVNQFLTTHSGKYPIEFDMLNIVPEPWTIEHSLLVSRLMAWELNYSRWIDLLLAELVQRFGEAKAKEIFPYWPENAPCIIPKELKGKTIAEDLRPLFDAEGACRSLLGIRALESGSNAWVISSAKSVTGKPLLANDPHLILMSPARWYELHISAPSLDVAGMTIPGVPFIVVGRNERIAWGVTNAMMDDEDFYLEEVDSLQHPTRYRFNNEWLSIGETVDTIVVKGALPVALSIFSTHRGPIVNKMEPAAQSASSLISMRWTGNEISNEAGALYRMNKSGNWQEFQEALKLFTVPAQNFVYADVDGNIGYRTGGKLPIRKTKGPTLPFPGWTDEYDWNGFVPFDQMPHVFNPPEGFIATANNKIVDDSYPYTISHHWESPWRSIRISEVLTEQNKFTVEEIQRLQFDLVSTHAREMVPYILHAYDSVVVVDKDVKTILEYFRNWNFEMRKEDVSTTLFQATINALIYNTFHDKMGDRLYGLYDTLASTPLSALSHLLKNPNSEWFDDSKTPLQETRDDLIRKSVSDALVMLKSELGGDLKEWQWGRVHTVTFEHVLGANKVLSGFFNIGPFPIGGSHSTINVGQYFIAHSFKSAVGPSMRQVFNLADINDTRSVLPPGQSGQVFSSHYKDQVSLWLNGAYKIRPMQLSIIESTYRDVLTLRPMR